The Chthoniobacterales bacterium nucleotide sequence TCGAGCCGAACGAAGTTACCGATTATCTCGTCCGCCTGGTGCAACCGCGACTTACCGCGATCGGTGGCGTGCAACGGGCGGACATCCTGGGCGGCCGCACCTTCGCGATGCGGATCTGGATGAGACCGGAACGCATGGCCGCGCTGAATATCAGCCCGGTCGATGTCCGCAACGCCCTTTCGCGCAACAACTACCTCTCCGCGCTCGGGAGCACGAAAGGCTCGCTTCTCCAGGTAAACCTGACCGCGAACACCGACCTGCACACGGCGGATGAATTCAAAAAACTGGTCGTTAGGCAGGAGAAGGGAACGCTGGTCAGGCTGGGCGACATAGCGGACGTGGTCCTCGGGGCGGAAGATTACAATGCGGAAGTGCGTTTCTCCGGCGAGCGGGCCGTCTTTATGGGCATCTGGGTTTTGCCGAACGCGAACGTAGTTGATGTGATCCGACGCGTGCGCACGGAGCTCGGCGCCATCCAGAAGGAGCTGCCGACGGGAATGAAAGCGGATGTCGCCTACGATTCCACCGCCTACATCAACGACGCCATTCATGAAGTGGTGAAGACGTTGCTCGACACCTTGCTCATCGTTGTGGTCGTCATCTTTCTCTTTCTCGGCTCGGTGCGTTCGGTCATCGTCCCCGTGGTAGCTATTCCGATTTCCCTGATCGGTGCGTTGTTCCTGATGCAGGCATTCGGCTTCAGCCTGAATCTGCTCACCCTGCTCGCGATTGTTTTGTCGGTCGGTCTCGTGGTCGACGACGCCATCGTGGTGGTTGAAAACGTCGAGCGCCATATACGCGAAGGTCTCTCGAGGTTCAATGCCGCCCTTCTGGGCGCGCGCGAATTGGTCGGCCCGATCATTGCCATGACGCTGACGCTCGCCGCGGTTTACACCCCAATCGCCTTGCAAGGAGGACTGACCGGGGCGCTCTTCCGCGAGTTCGCCCTCACCCTGGCGGGCGCCGTTGTGATTTCCGGCATCGTCGCCCTCACCCTGTCGCCGATGATGGCGGCGAATCTCTTGCGCGCGGGACATTCCAATCACGGATTTGCCGGAGTTGTGAATCGCACCTTCGATCGGTTCCGCGATTGGTACGGCCGGCATTTGGATCGCACCCTCCAGGCTCGCCCCGCCGTCTATACCGTGTGGGCGGGACTATCCATTCTCGCCGTCGCTTTTTACATGATGTCGCCGAAAGAACAGGCGCCGGAAGAAGATCAAGGCGTTCTTTTCGGCATCGTCACCGCGGCAGCGAATGCGACGATCGACGACACGGTTCGTTACGCGGACGCGGCCGGCAGGATTCTGAAGGATTTGCCCGACTCCCAATTCACCTTTCAACTCACCTTTCCCGATTCCGGTTTCGGTGGCGTGCTTCTAAAACCATGGGGTGTGCGCAAAACCCCCACCGCCGCCTACCTTCCGGTCTTGCAACAAAAGTTCGGCGCCCTGCCGGGCATCATGATGTTCCCCACCGCGCCCCGGCCGTTACCGGGCGGGGAAAACTTTCCGGTCAGTTTTGTGATCGCTTCGACGGCTGATCAGCCGCGCATTCTCGAACTGGCCAGGGACCTGTTCATGAAAGCAATGCAGGCCAACATGTTTCGCTTCGGTGATCTCGACACCAAGATTGATCAGCCGCAATCGCAGGTCATTTTCGATCACGACAAGGTCGCGACCATGGGTCTCGACATGCAGCAGGTCGGCGCGGACATGTCGGCTGCGATCGGCGGCAACTTCGTAAACCGTTTCAACATCGAAGGACGCAGCTATAAGGTCATTCCGCAGATCAAACGGGTCGATCGTTTGAATCCCGATCAGCTGCAAAACATCTACGTTACCGGTCCGGACAAGAAGCTCATTCCCTTGAGCACGGTGGCGAC carries:
- a CDS encoding efflux RND transporter permease subunit is translated as MRSFTDIFIRRPVLALVVSFVILIAGSKALLPILFPNLQGLGGLVVRQYPRSDIAAIQVSTVYVGADAQLVQGFITTPLERAIAAADGIDYIQSSSKQSVSTITARLKLNYDANKALSDISSKVNAIRRDLPPESEIPVIQIQPADSQIASCYLSFTSDILEPNEVTDYLVRLVQPRLTAIGGVQRADILGGRTFAMRIWMRPERMAALNISPVDVRNALSRNNYLSALGSTKGSLLQVNLTANTDLHTADEFKKLVVRQEKGTLVRLGDIADVVLGAEDYNAEVRFSGERAVFMGIWVLPNANVVDVIRRVRTELGAIQKELPTGMKADVAYDSTAYINDAIHEVVKTLLDTLLIVVVVIFLFLGSVRSVIVPVVAIPISLIGALFLMQAFGFSLNLLTLLAIVLSVGLVVDDAIVVVENVERHIREGLSRFNAALLGARELVGPIIAMTLTLAAVYTPIALQGGLTGALFREFALTLAGAVVISGIVALTLSPMMAANLLRAGHSNHGFAGVVNRTFDRFRDWYGRHLDRTLQARPAVYTVWAGLSILAVAFYMMSPKEQAPEEDQGVLFGIVTAAANATIDDTVRYADAAGRILKDLPDSQFTFQLTFPDSGFGGVLLKPWGVRKTPTAAYLPVLQQKFGALPGIMMFPTAPRPLPGGENFPVSFVIASTADQPRILELARDLFMKAMQANMFRFGDLDTKIDQPQSQVIFDHDKVATMGLDMQQVGADMSAAIGGNFVNRFNIEGRSYKVIPQIKRVDRLNPDQLQNIYVTGPDKKLIPLSTVATIEHKTVARSLNRMQQLNAVTISGVPAQPLETVLKFLETEAAKTLPKGYVIDYTGESRQLRTEGSKFLPAFSLAVILIFLVLAAQFNSFRDPFIILLGSVPLAMFGALLFTFLKMPFGQFWTNSFTTTLNIYSQVGLVTLVGLVAKNGILIVEFANKLQLTGLSKLDAIAQAARIRLRPVMMTTVATVAGHFPLTLVTGAGAAARNSIGLVLVGGMTIGTIFTLFIVPSLYMLIAKEHHEGREDEMEAEDEPELASQSPESREVPEPMLARDGDLDWRPA